TCAGATTGCTGAACTGCGAATTGTTTTGCTCCAAGACGGTCGATGGGTTACCCCTGATGCCGGTCAACTTCTATTACCTCTGAGATCCAGCGTCGGGCCGGTTCCAAAGGGCATTTCTGCCATGGAAGTCCACCGTGACGTCGCTGATGATTCTTTCCGTCTTCGACTGGTTCAGGAATTCGGAGCGAGAGAGTCCGGGCTCAGGATGGTCTgcgacatcatcaccaaggctcACGAGGACATGCCCTTTGTCCCGCAAACCGTTGACACAGACGAACTTGTCTCCCACATTGTCTTTCTGTATCGTGCTCGATGGGTCCGGACCTCGGTCTCCACGAAGATCTGGTTCGTCGCGGAAGATGGCAGCCGTGATCGGGGCCATCGCATGTACGTCGACTCAAATTCGGAGTACTCTGCCGGCACCGTCTTTTCCGGAAATCATAGATCCAAGTTCCATTTCTTGCACGCCAAGTATGAACTCGCTTTCTCGAGAGTCCGAAGCAATGAGAATCCAACACATTGGAAGAAATGGATTCGCGAGAACTTTGGTGTTGCGCATCTCCCCCGTCTAGCATCAACAATCTCCGAAGACAAGAAGAGCTTTATCTTGTCGAGGGACTTTCGGTACCTGATGGATCGCCAGTCTTCGAAGATAGTCTTGAGTGTCCTGAAACACAATTGGAGCCACTACTCTCGTTGGATTCAGGAAACACCCACTGATGCGGCCGAGAAGGATAAGAAGCGGTCGAAAGAAAAATTGCGACATGAGTTGTCCTCCTGGCGCGTTCAATGTCGTGGCGGCCCATTTGTGCAGCTGAGAAAGACATGTCTTCCACGCAAGAATGTACTTGTTGGACTGGGTCTATGGGGATACTCATCTGGCATGCAGGGTCATTCTCAGGGCTACCCCCTTCTCGACATCTCTGATCCGGAGGATAATGGCTGGGACTTTTTGCAACATTTCGATGTCATTGTGGAGCTGAAGCCAGTGCACTTCATAACTCGATTGCTGGAGCTCCGACGAACCGACACCACTAGGGCTGCAGTCTCCGTACTGTATGATCAGATCGTTACTTGTGCAGATGATAGTCAACTCGGAGCCATCAGGTACAGGATAAACAGACGAGGTTATTATGACATTTGCTAACTTGTAAGCAGGAAATCCTTCGAAGAGAATAACCTCATCTTCATTCCATCAACAGAGCATTGCCCTAGTCGCTGGGTTGGCCTGGATGAATGCACCTGGGAAGGCTTCACCTGTCTCCGAAAGATCCCCGACTTGAAGAGACATTACCCTTCTCATCAACATGAGACTCTATTCAGAAAGTACCTCAACATTCCTATCGCAAACCTCAAGACGCTCGTATCCGAGATTCAACAAGTCACATCTTCTGACTCGTTGACTTACCTCCGCGACCTCTTCATCACGACCAGCAGACGCATGGACGCCGCCACAGTGTCTGAATACCACGATGCAGCCGTTGTCGTACAGCTGGGCGGAAAGAAGATTTGGCCCATCAGGAAATCAAGCTCGAGCGACGGCTTTGAGAGCCTTATGGCCAACGACGACGTGTGGTACATTCCTGACCACGGCCACCTGCGTGAGACCTTCTCCGATAAACTTCCCTTTTTGGCATTTGATACTGCTACGCTGGCTCAACTTGAGGAGTTGTTGCGCCCATTTGGCCTGAATAGGCGAATCATCTCCAAGGTGGCGACTTCAAAGACTAGCACGATGGGAGAAGCGCCTTGCATGGTCGACTACACCAAAGCGCTCACGGCCAAAGCAGAGTTCATAGCCAGGCAAGTAGATCATGTTGCGTTGAGAGATATTTGCTGATATTTCGATGCTACAGGCTTGTTCCCTTGGGTCACGCAGACAGGAGCACTATCTTGCGCCGTCTGGGTGCGATATGCGTCTATCAACCGCAGAAGGTATCCGTGCAATGGACCGTCGTCACCCAGATCGCAGACATCGTACATGGCCATGAAGAATCTGGCCGTGTATCAGTGACGACTAAGGAAGACGGACTGGATATCTATCTCGTTCCTGAAGACTCCAACATCTACTGCCCTCCCTTGGAACTGACGGAAGAGCTAGCCGCCTGCTGTGGCATTACAAACCCTGAGCACGTCCAGCTCCTCACACACATTCTGGTGCAGCAGGATGTCCAGAGAATCTCGAGTGACCTTGAGAGAAAAGGCATACCGAATGATCTGGAGGGATTTGAGAACACAAATGCACAACTTCGGGAACCTTCGTCCGTGGATGTCAAGATCTCGAGTTCTTTTGACGGTCATTTAGACAGTCTGAGCTTGCAAGGTAAGACCTAGAGGCTGACGGGCAACCCCTTTAATGCCACAGAAATTGGCTAAGAAGGCTAATGATAACCTCCATAGCCCAACCACTGACCAACGACAGCATCGAACGAGTTCCCTCCCCTGCCTCGTATATAGCGAGGACTGCAGAATGGGATGAAGTTCAGAAGCGCTACAGACTTGTCACCGTTGGGCCTAAGACCAGGTCTATCAAATATGGAGTCACAGCATTGTCGGTGCCAGAGTCGTTTGCATCCGGCAGCCATAGCGAGAAGGAAGATAACTTCATCGGCCAGCTCTATGTAAGCCGAAAGCGAATCATCCTATTGATTCTTGTCTCACAGCCTTCCTAGGTCTCAAGTTTCCTAAGAGAAGTTGTCGGTGATGGGTACAAGCCTAGTGTTCACTGGACAAGTCCTCTCAGAAACATGGCGGGCCACAGGCCATTCCAAGACGATGCTTCAGATACATCCACCTTCACCGTGCAAGACAAGGAGGGCCGATTGAGGCAGTTTCTGGCCCAACAAGGGTTCCAAGATATCGAGTCGTTGGCTGACTCTGTGATCTTTCACATCGAAACCATCGTTTCTGACGAGTCCCTCTACTCTGGTTTTACACTCAATGCGCAGCAGGCGAAAAAGGTAGGTTGCCTCCGTGGAGAAATCTTCACtcctttaattaatagtatctAGGCCGAAAGATTGTCTTTGACCCGGCCCGCAAACATTCCGTTGACTGAAGTGTTCATCTTGGCGGTTGTGTGCAATCTCCGTGACGAGCCTCGAGTTGCCTTCTTCGATGATCCGTGGCGACACTATCATGACGGATCCCTCTCACTGGAAGCACCTAGTGGCTATTGGGCCCGTTTCAACGAGACCGCACGTCCCCTTCATATCCGAAGCGGTGCAAATGTTCAGACTGTGTCGTCAGAGGACCCCGGCTGCTACAAGTATCGAGAGCTCCGCCCGGGGGAAACGCGACTCTTCAAGCTCTCTCCTGGAATGGATGACGAACCCCTGAAAGGCACTATCCACCACGTCTTGGCCGACTCTGACGAAGATTATCGAGCTCTGTCCTACGTCTGGGGTGACATCAGCTCGTCCCTGGCGCCGCACTTTATCGAGACTCCCGAGGGCGCCCTTCAGATCAGCTTTTCTCTTCATTCTGCATTGCGGGCAATCAGAGACCAAACCGCTGATACGATGCTATGGATTGATGCTATTTGTATCAACCAAGCGAGTGTGACAGAGAAGGCCATACAGATCCGCCTCCTGAGCACAATATTCCAGTCAGCCACGCAGGTTgtggcttggcttggtcCAGAGGATCAGAGTCAGAACGGCGACATCGTGATCGAGAACCTCAAAAGCATCACCAACTTTGCGCAGCAGTCAGGATCTACATACTGGTGCACGTTTTTGGACAGCATAAAAACCAAGAATGAGTCTCGGGGTGGCAATATTGACACTTGTGCCGACTTGGATGCCTTCTTGGCTAGACCTTGGTTCAAACGCGTGTGGATCGTGCAGGAATTGGTGCTGCCAACCAAAGTCACTCTTGTCTGTGGTAGATCAACGATCGACTGGGATGAGTTCTTTGAGGCTATCCAGCTCTGCGAACGGGGACGCAACTCGGGAGGTGGTCATCACACCGACGATATTCTGGTCCTTCAACACGCCAGCCCCGCATACGCATTGGGGATGGCACGAAAGTCACTCAGAGAAGGTCGTAACAAGTTTGCCTTCCTCCGCTTGTTGGACATGTTTGCCCACTGCCAGGCCACCAAGCTGGTCGACAAGCTGTTCGcacttcttggtcttggctctGACTGCAGTCAGCAAGAGTTCAACCCGGATTACGACTCAACTATACAGCAGGTCGTTCAACGATACGCCGCCTGCTTTGTGCAGAGAGGCCAGGGTATGGACCTGTTATGCCGAGCCGGAATGAACAAATCGTACGGCTTTTGTTCATGGATCCCTGAGTGGACAAGACACAGCTTCCCTCAGACGATATCAACATGGGATGCTGCGAAGGGCACATTCTACGCTGGGAGGCGGGAGCATCCAACGGCCCAGGTGCGAGAGACATCCGACTCTGGCCTGTCGGTGCTGCAAATCAGTGGTCTCTCAGTTGACAGAATCACATCCGTGGCCACAATCAGAGAGATTGGCAAGGACGGGGCCGACTACTTTGGTCCCGCAGACAACTTCCGTAACTTGATCGAGTTTATTCATTCATATCCCTCTGGGGAGAGCAAGACCAGCATTCTTCTCAGACTCCCCATTGGAGACGCAAGAAAGCCTCACCTGGAGTCGACCACAGACCGCCTCCGAGCATACCGAGACTTTGTGAACCAGGAGACAAATGACTGGCCAGATAACTTGGAAGAGCTTGTGTggggagaaaaaaagagatcaCCTGAGGAGGACAAAGTGGTTAAGCAATACTGGCAGACTTCACAGGCGTTCATGAACAGAATCTCAAAGGCTGTTTTCTGCAGGACTGAGAAGGGCTACGCTGGTCTAGTGCCGGGAGGATCACAACAGGGCGACGAAATATGCACATTTGGTGGTGGCAAGGCACCGTTTGTGCTCAGGAAGCGCATAGGGGCGGAGTATACGCTAGTGGGCGAGTGCTATATACATGGCCTTATGTATGGCGCTGAGAATGTACAAGGAACTCAGGAAAGGCAGTTTTGTATTGTATAAGCGAATGGTTCAGATTGTTGGGAATTTCATGACACGTCGAATTGGTTGGCACTGTAAGACGTACGGGACACATGTTTAGAATAAATTGGTCTGAGACCGATTTACTTTTCGAATGCTCTATTCATTTTGCGGGATCATAGAGGACATGGTCGGTGAAACCTCTCAGAAATCTTAGATGTAGACGGTGAGGGCACTTATTTGGCCTCTTCGTGCTTCACATTGACCTTCTTCCAGCTTTCCCTCTCCTTCAGGCCATTCCACCACTTCTCAGTAGCCGGATACTTGGCGAGAAGCTCTCCAAAGCCAAAAGCCTCTGACATGTCTCCGTAGGGCAGGTGGAACAAGTCGGCGAGGGTGATGTTGTCTCCTGCGAGATACTTTTGCTTGGAGAGGATGCGCTCATAGCCCTGGAGGGCTTTGTCAAGATCttcgagcttggccttgaccacTTCCTCATCAGCGGGTCCGAGGTTTAACACCTTCTTGAACACTTTCTCCCAGGTGATCCTGGTGGTGTTGGAGTCGAAGTAGGAAAGCTCAATGGAAAGAGCCTGGCATGGGTCAGCGAATATCCACACAACTGACGATTTGAAGAATAATAGTACCTGCTGGAAACCGGCATATGCCTTGAGGTCAGACTCAGAGGGAGACAAGTCGATGCCGGTGTCGCGGTACTTGACGGCAATGTAATGGGCAATGGCCCTGCTTTCTATCTCAAAGTCAGCATTCTCCTCACCCAGATGGGGATCGTCAGATCTCATGTTTCACTTACCGTAAACCTTGATTCCAGTCTCGGTGTCGATCAAAACGGGGATCTTCTTGAAGGGGTGAAACTCCTCGGCGTATTCATCGGTTCTGTGCGCACCGGCAAGGACGTCGAGAGCAGGCAGCTCATATTCTAagcccttctcctcgagcacCGTGCGCACGCGACGGGTGCAAGTTGAAGGACCGTATCCGTAAAGCTTCAAGACCATTGTGCCGATTTAAGTTGAGTTCCAAGAGAAGAGTGATTGATGGTGATGTGATTGTTGAACAAGATTGCGATATGAGCATCACGATGGTAACTTATATAGCCCAACCTCATGAATGCATAGAactagaattattaatttgtTACTAATTGAATCAGCCAACCTCGGCTGACATTCTGCCTCTCCAGTCGGATTGGCCAATTTACGATCCGTCTCGCGTCTCGTCCGTCATTCGGACGAGAATTGCTCCCGATCGATTGGTAAGTCGCACGGAGTTAATTTGCAGCCGAAAAAAGGGACCCAAAATAGGGATATCTTTCGATGCAATTGGTTTCGTTGGGGATTTGATTAGTCAAGAGACATCTGTCTTTTTCTTGATAGGCATTGACGAGAGCATTGATGATCTCAGTGTACCTTCTTGCAGTCGACAAGAGTGTTGGGCACCATGGCAAACACAATGTTCAGCAAAGCAACGACGCGACCATAAATCTGCTTACCAGGCGTAATGAGAAACAGTCGATGAAAGAGCACAGATAGAGGTGATTGTTGACTAATGGATCATATAAAGTCTCTATTTGTTCTATAGTATGAAGCTTGCGCCGCGAGACAAGTTGTAACAAACATGGCGTCTATTCGACCTCCCAGTAGTCCATCTTTTGGAAGACCTCGAGCCTGGAGAATCTAACAAGTTTTAATAAATGGTACCGCAGGACTACTTGTTGTAGCAAGCAAACGAGGTGATCTTGTCGTTGTGGTTGGCGGGGATGTTGGCGTCAACGCCGCCACTGCTTGCGGGAACCACCAAGCTAGCTCCCTTGCAGTTGGCATCGCTGAGATGTGTTAGGGATTTGCTTGCCATGGAATTGATGTTCGACTTACTCCCAGAACTGGCACCACACGTTGGGAGGGATCTGGATGTAGCTAATGCGGTCATTCCAGAAGGCGTCGGTGCCCAGAAGGTTTCCTGACAGAATTCGATCAGCAAATTATCAAAAGATTGGGCGACATGGTTGATAAATCTTACTGCAGGTGGCGTGGGGAGTGTCAAAAGCCTTGAACTGCCCACCGCCGTTCTTTTGATTCTCGAACACaccgatggtgatggcctgGGCC
This region of Fusarium falciforme chromosome 5, complete sequence genomic DNA includes:
- a CDS encoding HET domain-containing protein, yielding MLRYNGGSDLPKSESEAKKHIAKIRKARDKDKKSGIAGMMDNAIGILSDDLYQKPSHFILEFLQNADDGNYEASEPTLVITLQDNTVRFDANEVGFTRTNVDALCSLGSSSKVQSDQATGHKGIGFKSVFKVADKVWIQSGHYSFKFDARERLGTVDPIWTKFPDEGREGYTSIRLRLLPKLNLLALADELLKLDARLLLFLRKIQCIEVHVIPEKGQRARPPRVLKRNADSRIPDGLQRFTLISDYASAFLVSSHRTTKLGNDNRRKGRKHSDILLAFPEVSFRQPPTATQNVYSFLPIRNYGFKFIIQADFLLTASREDIDNSSDWNIKLLDELPQAMLTAIKRFNSRRLYDAWLPYLIFDHSQPGFFENLGQEILKLLSKQPILKSITGDLKPPSELTRIPASLADTDGSSMIPRGFCPYTLVSSELSSQFTGALDGLGVKTLSSDEFLSEISYFIPKFPKVFQSQPSYWHSRLASILLRLCGSPEYKAQIAELRIVLLQDGRWVTPDAGQLLLPLRSSVGPVPKGISAMEVHRDVADDSFRLRLVQEFGARESGLRMVCDIITKAHEDMPFVPQTVDTDELVSHIVFLYRARWVRTSVSTKIWFVAEDGSRDRGHRMYVDSNSEYSAGTVFSGNHRSKFHFLHAKYELAFSRVRSNENPTHWKKWIRENFGVAHLPRLASTISEDKKSFILSRDFRYLMDRQSSKIVLSVLKHNWSHYSRWIQETPTDAAEKDKKRSKEKLRHELSSWRVQCRGGPFVQLRKTCLPRKNVLVGLGLWGYSSGMQGHSQGYPLLDISDPEDNGWDFLQHFDVIVELKPVHFITRLLELRRTDTTRAAVSVLYDQIVTCADDSQLGAIRKSFEENNLIFIPSTEHCPSRWVGLDECTWEGFTCLRKIPDLKRHYPSHQHETLFRKYLNIPIANLKTLVSEIQQVTSSDSLTYLRDLFITTSRRMDAATVSEYHDAAVVVQLGGKKIWPIRKSSSSDGFESLMANDDVWYIPDHGHLRETFSDKLPFLAFDTATLAQLEELLRPFGLNRRIISKVATSKTSTMGEAPCMVDYTKALTAKAEFIARLVPLGHADRSTILRRLGAICVYQPQKVSVQWTVVTQIADIVHGHEESGRVSVTTKEDGLDIYLVPEDSNIYCPPLELTEELAACCGITNPEHVQLLTHILVQQDVQRISSDLERKGIPNDLEGFENTNAQLREPSSVDVKISSSFDGHLDSLSLQAQPLTNDSIERVPSPASYIARTAEWDEVQKRYRLVTVGPKTRSIKYGVTALSVPESFASGSHSEKEDNFIGQLYVSSFLREVVGDGYKPSVHWTSPLRNMAGHRPFQDDASDTSTFTVQDKEGRLRQFLAQQGFQDIESLADSVIFHIETIVSDESLYSGFTLNAQQAKKAERLSLTRPANIPLTEVFILAVVCNLRDEPRVAFFDDPWRHYHDGSLSLEAPSGYWARFNETARPLHIRSGANVQTVSSEDPGCYKYRELRPGETRLFKLSPGMDDEPLKGTIHHVLADSDEDYRALSYVWGDISSSLAPHFIETPEGALQISFSLHSALRAIRDQTADTMLWIDAICINQASVTEKAIQIRLLSTIFQSATQVVAWLGPEDQSQNGDIVIENLKSITNFAQQSGSTYWCTFLDSIKTKNESRGGNIDTCADLDAFLARPWFKRVWIVQELVLPTKVTLVCGRSTIDWDEFFEAIQLCERGRNSGGGHHTDDILVLQHASPAYALGMARKSLREGRNKFAFLRLLDMFAHCQATKLVDKLFALLGLGSDCSQQEFNPDYDSTIQQVVQRYAACFVQRGQGMDLLCRAGMNKSYGFCSWIPEWTRHSFPQTISTWDAAKGTFYAGRREHPTAQVRETSDSGLSVLQISGLSVDRITSVATIREIGKDGADYFGPADNFRNLIEFIHSYPSGESKTSILLRLPIGDARKPHLESTTDRLRAYRDFVNQETNDWPDNLEELVWGEKKRSPEEDKVVKQYWQTSQAFMNRISKAVFCRTEKGYAGLVPGGSQQGDEICTFGGGKAPFVLRKRIGAEYTLVGECYIHGLMYGAENVQGTQERQFCIV